In Tachysurus fulvidraco isolate hzauxx_2018 chromosome 25, HZAU_PFXX_2.0, whole genome shotgun sequence, the following proteins share a genomic window:
- the LOC113650586 gene encoding nuclear mitotic apparatus protein 1-like isoform X1, which translates to MGRLRKGHARRRSDVWAEAGGKENIVHQFLKADVLNRDLGYSSNLWSDLSWKLFDEDSKRNRHWLWVIWTQNRNGVKDQVVLNSPYDPTALEPGDMPEGETKEVMALHPSKEDALLAWLNGLQLDEPVQRILQLQDGILLLKLVNKLKGEGPSQAPVHLPQAERLSIISDFLHSVCPVECNILTLSKGRMLELQLTKVVLLLCYYGLANNSLVVEFETELQMVAMLRSVQQKASGLCLCEDLDKLLTTSSLIYTSSVSSTSSVSEDGSPSFPQARSSPLVSFAELDTVASSSFVGSTLQELMSTPQVQVKRLRKELAHEGDVQDELEGELAERIALLSAKEGQASQLQHRLQRLQRDQEEMEKEHKATLTELQQKNEGLLTRVHTVLKQCRDLKTDNSQKERQLDELMEENGTLAAQVRNSFAQLARAEEEVAKITEAHNSSQTEWGNRRDLLQRELSQAITDRECLSEQIQISQGKISVLEDELAKLSQQPQEKGEVLGPIVEQEKLKQELTDLTQKLSKLEETISLLKKEKMSLRALLAEERSSFEKETLRLEGRISDLQQSIKNMQAEKDAQEQASRTTQETLTSQIAALETDLAHLQQLEVHITAEIATSAELRQQRGMLEAKVTSLDDMVNMLEAENATRQEVLNAIRADLQNAQISLVEYEKTLADHQKVVEENASLRARISVLDDTITNLQTEIDAQRKRGDELLTANEQQKALMEEKFQKQEQKAHEMFAELETLSQELHRMKHQKLEAKSCVERLVQEGADLKAILAEQQDRGQSQLILVTKAKDAREMELQQIITDHQNEISELQTNIEGTELTVLKEKNISKDGELRIQQKELSDLQYKADDLQRQLSEVEGLSQHLSQDVVSKDREVQHVKAELEQREGEIQTLKVNLQSLEAKSSEMRDLHQKEIEKQTLAIMELKLQLSEAEKLISEKVQSLQALAQELKGLKEELSIERQRVVTLRLEVTQLQQEIDGHLKKLEESLNKSNSLKEELSWQQYLAFQRESEVSVLAARNKSLEEDFAQLQNKLAEAITLATKLQTDLLKLQEEVQHQENLRAKVQEVEKAQCKELQREVTELQARVQKLTSLASEREMQLGALNEKMKEQEEYNQKRLQKSDETLQKELENVVDLKGQLESAKNQTAVKNELLESTEEKLKQMELMYQQKVSLISETCQAKEALERRVNELCSKQKQDLDTFQQGLETLEKEKEHLSLINESLQSECLALQTKSKEQQDTSNAFKADLQSTQDRYERDIEALKKETELLQDKCWSLQTENKGQEEALNTLTANLQKTQDRYQKDVEIMKKENEHLSSVNQSLQIECQTLRAKETIQQEEFSALKADLQENKEKFEKDMEILKNERDQLSSVNQSLLKDLEAAQKVGAELVSVKEVTQQREHELENQVKEIQVKIKEISSLAEEREAEIRNLHSEVKQQEVSRLRAEESEKASRAELEAKVVQLQVQCEEACKCSSERDSELSLLRDQYKESEKQKQDACQANTVLENIVSELRLKQKQKIEEYLQQLDASAEEKDALTTTLRTDRKAQQEALDDLQSALQQDVKTLQKEKEHLSFINQSLQRECDASQRLGAELDLKLKGQIESFRAIKEALQKKEMQNQELLEQLKAKAETVEHYKVQVEKAKTHYIGKKQQLLEGQKACRTLQASLETSEREGKALKAELKVVSMELGNSKASEKRLMAQIKSLETRLAYADHQIREQRKQGEQSVPMQHRENPRSHQAINGSSDSLELDLDDSLNAVGSKQSVPGESSTPSVRSSERLAAKRHTQGEGSLETLYFTPMTQERGKKRKDAFQDHKLESSISSLGELTLDSTRKPSSSVRRRRTTQVINITMTKKTPLGGSGAADADESFFSLHSAQSQPNLVSHKAHPVSEIFEDPNKLLSLPGYRCSNAHVSVLPRAPSTFGIGSEYEPDHFSDWMRIAELQSRNKSCLPHLKSSYPLESRPSLGFSHLPVTDEDVRTGDPTETIHRASTILSQLKDSIANHRLSLAPPAVAAHSQRATPVAKAREVRSTRSLLAPKRPAGQVQDLDTPEAKKLASCFPQTPKGRNLRSTNSQNIAPSPLVKDEDEDVRPHSSSSSKQRAIETMSGY; encoded by the exons ATGGGACGCCTAAGGAAAGGGCACGCACGGAGGAGGTCCGATGTATGGGCAGAAGCGGGAGGCAAAGAGAACATCGTACATCAGTTTTTAAAAGCTGATGTACTGAACAGGGACCTGGGTTATTCTTCTAACCTTTGGTCAGACCTCTCCTGGAAGTTATTTGACGAGGACTCCAAGAGGAATCGGCACTGGTTGTGGGTCATATGGACTCAGAATAGAAATGGTGTTAAGGACCAAGTAGTCCTTAACAGTCCATATGACCCAACAGCACTGGAGCCCGGAGACATGCCAGAAGGTGAGACAAAAGAAg TGATGGCACTGCATCCATCCAAGGAAGACGCCCTTCTGGCATGG CTCAACGGGCTGCAGCTGGACGAACCAGTGCAGAGAATCCTACAGCTTCAGGATGGAATCCTGCTGCTCAAACTCGTCAATAAACT GAAAGGAGAGGGGCCAAGCCAGGCCCCTGTTCACCTCCCGCAAGCAGAAAGGCTGTCCATCATCTCGGACTTCCTCCACA GCGTGTGTCCTGTTGAGTGCAACATCCTCACACTGTCCAAGGGAAGGATGCTGGAGTTGCAGCTCACCAAG gTTGTACTGCTCCTGTGTTACTATGGACTTGCTAACAACAGTCTGGTTGTGGAGTTTGAAACTGAG ctGCAGATGGTGGCCATGTTGCGTTCCGTTCAGCAAAAAGCGAgtggtctgtgtctgtgtgaagaTCTGGACAAACTCCTCACCACGAGCT CGCTGATCTACACCTCGTCCGTGAGCAGTACGTCCTCTGTCAGCGAGGACGGCTCGCCCTCTTTCCCCCAGGCACGCAGCTCTCCGCTCGTCAGCTTTGCGGAGCTGGACACTGTGGCCTCCAGCTCGTTTGTGGG ctcaACTCTACAGGAGCTGATGAGTACGCCTCAGGTGCAGGTGAAGCGGCTGCGTAAGGAGTTAGCGCACGAAGGAGATGTGCAAGACGAGCTGGAAGGAGAGCTAGCCGAGCGAATCGCTCTCCTCTCGGCGAAAG AGGGGCAGGCGAGTCAGCTTCAGCACAGGCTGCAGCGCTTGCAGAGGGAtcaggaggagatggagaaggAGCACAAAGCTACACTGACCGAGCTGCAGCAGAAGAACGAAGG ACTCCTCACACGGGTACACACGGTCTTAAAGCAGTGTCGAGACCTTAAAACGGACAACAGCCAGAAAGAAAGACAACTCGACGAGCTGATGGAGGAGAACGGAACTCTCGCAGCACAG GTGAGAAACTCCTTCGCCCAGCTCGCAAGGGCCGAGGAGGAAGTCGCTAAAATAACAGAAGCTCACAATTCATCCCAGACCGAGTGGGGGAACAGGAGGGACTTGCTGCAGAGAGAGCTAAGCCAGGCCATCACTGACAGG GAATGTCTTTCTGAGCAAATTCAGATCTCACAAGGAAAGATCTCCGTCTTGGAGGACGAACTCGCCAAACTTTCCCAGCAGCCCCAAGAAAAAGGTGAAGTCCTGGGGCCGATTGTAGAG CAGGAGAAACTGAAGCAGGAACTCACAGACTTGACTCAAAAACTTTCCAAACTTGAAGAAACCATTTCCCTCCTCAAGAAGGAGAAAATGTCACTCAGAGCACTATTAGCAGAGGAGAGAAGCTCCTTTGAAAAGGAAACCCTCCGCTTGgagggacgcatttcagatctTCAGCAGTCGATAAAGAACATGCAAGCAGAGAAAGATGCTCAGGAACAAGCCTCAAGGACCACACAAGAAACTCTTACCTCCCAGATAGCAGCTTTGGAGACCGATCTGGCGCATCTTCAGCAGCTTGAAGTTCATATAACGGCAGAGATCGCTACATCCGCAGAACTGCGCCAGCAACGTGGGATGCTGGAGGCTAAAGTCACCTCCTTGGATGATATGGTTAATATGCTGGAGGCAGAAAACGCAACACGGCAGGAAGTTCTTAATGCCATCAGGGCCGACCTGCAAAACGCCCAGATTTCTCTCGTGGAATATGAAAAAACGTTGGCAGACCATCAAAAAGTGGTAGAAGAGAACGCTTCGCTCCGAGCCAGAATCTCTGTGCTGGACGACACCATCACAAATCTGCAAACCGAGATCGACGCACAGAGAAAAAGAGGCGACGAGCTTCTCACAGCAAACGAGCAGCAGAAAGCTTTGATGGAGGAAAAGTTTCAAAAGCAGGAGCAAAAAGCGCACGAGATGTTTGCAGAGCTAGAGACTCTCAGCCAAGAGCTTCACAGAATGAAGCATCAGAAGCTTGAAGCCAAGTCGTGCGTCGAGAGGTTAGTCCAAGAAGGAGCGGACCTTAAAGCAATTCTAGCAGAACAGCAAGATCGAGGCCAATCGCAACTGATTCTAGTAACCAAGGCCAAAGATGCGAGGGAGATGGAACTGCAGCAAATTATTACAGATCATCAAAACGAAATATCAGAGTTACAAACGAACATCGAGGGAACTGAACTAACggtgctgaaagaaaaaaatatttctaaagacGGAGAACTCCGCATACAGCAAAAGGAACTGTCTGACCTTCAATATAAGGCAGACGATTTGCAAAGACAGCTCTCGGAGGTAGAAGGACTTTCACAACATTTGAGTCAGGACGTGGTCTCCAAAGACAGGGAAGTTCAACACGTCAAGGCAGAGCTTGAacagagggaaggagagatCCAGACCCTTAAGGTCAACCTTCAGTCTCTTGAAGCGAAGTCCAGTGAAATGCGTGACCTTCACCAGAAGGAAATCGAAAAGCAGACGCTCGCCATCATGGAGCTGAAGCTACAACTTTCCGAAGCTGAGAAACTCATCTCGGAGAAAGTTCAATCTCTGCAAGCTCTCGCCCAGGAGTTGAAGGGTTTAAAGGAAGAGCTTTCCATCGAAAGGCAGAGAGTCGTTACGTTGAGACTGGAGGTTACACAACTGCAGCAGGAGATTGATGGACATTTGAAGAAGTTGGAGGAGTCATTAAACAAGAGTAATTCCCTCAAAGAGGAATTGTCATGGCAACAATATCTAGCGTTccagagagaaagtgaggtTTCTGTTTTAGCAGCACGAAACAAATCTCTGGAGGAAGACTTTGCTCAACTTCAGAATAAGTTAGCAGAGGCCATAACTCTAGCTACTAAACTGCAAACTGACTTACTCAAGCTTCAAGAGGAGGTCCAGCATCAAGAGAACCTCAGAGCAAAAGTTCAGGAAGTCGAGAAGGCTCAATGTAAAGAGCTTCAACGAGAGGTCACCGAACTTCAGGCTCGAGTTCAGAAGCTTACCAGTCTTGCTTCTGAGAGAGAAATGCAGCTCGGTGCTCTTAATGAAAAGATGAAAGAACAAGAAGAATACAATCAGAAACGCCTTCAAAAATCCGACGAGACCCTTCAGAAAGAACTCGAGAATGTTGTAGACTTGAAGGGGCAGCTAGAGTCTGCCAAGAATCAGACTGCAGTGAAAAATGAACTTTTGGAGTCAACAGAAGAAAAGCTTAAACAAATGGAGCTCATGTACCAACAGAAAGTATCCCTCATTAGTGAAACCTGTCAGGCCAAGGAAGCTTTAGAAAGAAGAGTGAATGAGCTTTGCAGTAAGCAGAAGCAAGATCTGGATACGTTCCAGCAAGGTTTAGAAACCttggaaaaggaaaaggaacaTCTGTCTTTGATTAATGAATCTCTCCAGAGTGAATGCCTGGCCTTGCAGACAAAGAGCAAGGAGCAACAGGATACGTCAAATGCTTTTAAGGCTGACCTGCAAAGCACCCAAGACAGATACGAGAGAGATATAGAAGCCCTAAAGAAGGAGACGGAGCTTCTCCAGGATAAGTGTTGGAGCTTGCAGACCGAGAACAAGGGGCAGGAAGAGGCCCTGAATACTCTGACGGCTAATCTTCAGAAAACTCAAGATAGGTATCAGAAAGATGTCGAGATCATGAAAAAAGAGAACGAACATCTCTCTTCAGTAAACCAGTCTCTCCAGATCGAGTGCCAAACCTTGCGGGCAAAGGAAACAATACAACAGGAGGAGTTTAGTGCCCTCAAGGCTGACCTGcaagaaaacaaagagaaattTGAAAAAGATATGGAGATCttgaagaatgagagagatcaACTTTCTTCAGTGAACCAGTCCCTTCTTAAAGACCTCGAGGCAGCCCAGAAAGTGGGAGCAGAACTGGTCTCCGTCAAAGAAGTCACTCAACAGCGTGAACACGAGCTTGAAAATCAAGTAAAGGAAATCCAGGTGAAGATTAAAGAAATTTCCTCACTGGCTGAAGAAAGAGAGGCCGAAATAAGAAATCTTCACTCTGAAGTAAAGCAGCAAGAAGTTTCAAGGCTTCGTGCCGAAGAATCTGAGAAGGCTTCAAGAGCTGAACTGGAGGCAAAGGTGGTTCAGCTTCAAGTCCAGTGTGAAGAAGCCTGTAAATGTTCATCTGAGAGAGATTCAGAGCTGAGTCTGCTTCGAGATCAGTATAAAGAGTCTGAGAAGCAGAAGCAAGATGCCTGTCAGGCTAACACAGTCTTGGAGAACATCGTTTCTGAACTGCGCctcaagcaaaaacaaaagattgaGGAATACCTTCAGCAGCTGGACGCCTCGGCGGAGGAGAAAGATGCGCTTACGACAACCCTCCGGACGGACAGGAAGGCACAACAGGAGGCTCTGGATGACCTACAGAGTGCTTTGCAGCAGGACGTGAAGACCCTGCAAAAAGAAAAGGAGCACCTGTCTTTCATTAATCAGTCACTTCAGAGGGAGTGTGATGCCTCCCAGAGACTTGGAGCAGAGTTGGATTTGAAGCTGAAAGGGCAGATCGAATCCTTCAGGGCTATAAAAGAGGCTCTCCAAAAGAAAGAGATGCAGAACCAAGAACTTCTGGAGCAGCTCAAGGCGAAGGCTGAAACAGTGGAGCACTACAAAGTCCAG GTAGAAAAAGCAAAAACTCATTACATCGGTAAAAAACAGCAACTCCTGGAGGGGCAGAAAGCATGTCGGACCCTTCAGGCCTCTTTGGAAACGAGTGAGCGTGAAGGAAAAGCCTTGAAGGCTGAGCTTAAAGTGGTCTCCATGGAGCTGGGGAATAGCAAGGCATCAGAGAAGAGATTGATGGCACAGATAAAGAGCCTGGAGACTCGG TTGGCTTATGCAGATCATCAGATAAGAGAACAGAGAAAGCAGGGAGAACAAAGTGTCCCGATGCAACACAGAGAAAATCCCAGAAGTCATCAGGCCATCAACGGTAGTTCGGACAGCCTGGAGCTCGACCTGGACGATTCTTTGAATGCTGTTGG CAGTAAACAGTCCGTACCTGGTGAGTCCAGCACTCCTTCGGTCCGAAGTTCAGAGCGACTAGCAGCAAAAaggcacacacaaggcgaaggctcACTAGAGACCCTGTACTTCACTCCCATGACGCAAGAAAGGGGCAAGAAACGTAAAGACGCCTTCCAGGACCACAAGCTAGAAAGCAGCATCAGTTCACTTGGAGAGTTAACTCTTGATTCGACGAGGAAGCCGAGCTCTTCGGTCCGGAGGCGACGCACCACGCAAGTCATCAACATCACTATGACCAAG AAAACTCCCCTCGGTGGCAGCGGTGCTGCAGACGCCGACGAGTCTTTCTTCAGCCTGCACTCGGCTCAGTCGCAGCCCAATCTGGTCTCACACAAAGCTCACCCAGTGTCTGAGATCTTCGAGGATCCCAACAAACTTCTCAGCCTTCCTGGGTATCGCTGCAGCAATGCGCATGTCAGCGTTCTTCCACGAG CCCCGAGCACGTTCGGTATAGGATCCGAATACGAGCCGGACCACTTCTCTGACTGGATGAGGATCGCAGAGCTACAGTCGCGGAATAAATCCTGTTTACCTCATCTGAAGAGCAGCTACCCATTGGAGTCCAGG CCCAGCCTGGGTTTCTCGCACCTCCCTGTGACTGACGAGGACGTTCGTACCGGCGACCCCACCGAGACCATTCACCGTGCCTCAACCATCCTGTCTCAGCTCAAGGACTCCATTGCTAATCACCGCCTCTCACTGGCTCCGCCTGCTGTAGCTGCTCACAGCCAGCGGGCAACCCCGGTTGCCAAAGCACGGGAAGTGCGATCCACACGCAGCCTGCTGGCCCCTAAACGGCCTGCAGGGCAAGTTCAAGACCTTGACACACCCGAG gcAAAGAAGTTAGCCAGCTGCTTCCCTCAAACTCCTAAAGGCAGAAACCTTCGATCTACCAACTCGCAGAACATCGCACCCTCTCCG TTAGTCaaagatgaggatgaagatgtgAGACCGCACTCTTCCTCGTCCTCTAAACAACGTGCAATAGAAACAATGTCAGGATACTGA